ACATTTACCCTACCACATGACTTGCCTCCTCTGGAACCTCCTTGAACACCCTACTAACCATCGTCGTGGCCATAACCCCAATCTATACCTCCTAGTGAAGGTGGCGCTACTACCAATGGTCTATTCCGGCCGGGACACTACCTAGCCTAGTGCTCCATAGAGCCACAATCAAAGCATCCTAAAGCAGAGCGACCCATGATAACTCATCCGCGGTAGGAAAGAAGCGAACCTAATCCCCTTAAGCTCTGCCCTGCAGTGAAACCCCCTGAATGGGGTTGACTACCCTTAACTACTGGCAGGGCGGCCTGAATCAGCCGGTTGTACTGACTTTGCTGGTATCTATCCTACTGGTATCTATCCTACTGCAACCGTTGGTGGGGCCtatcataactatcatggcctctagAATGGGACCTATTATAGCTACCCTTATGAATGGGTCTCTTATCACTGCCCCATTGGTCCTAATGATGAATAATCTCGATCgtgcgggcatgatccaccacatccaaAAAAGAACAGCCCATAGAAATAAGGTGCTCGGTCCCCAACCTCAGGTAAAGTCTCAATCCGTgcataaaacatcatacccGCTCTTTCTCAGTGGGTAGAATCATGGTGGCATGTCGGGAAAGCTCATGAAATCTAGCCTCGTACTCTGAAATCATCATGTGGCCCTACTCCAACTGAGTAAACTGATCCTTAAGTTGGTCCCGaacactcctagggatgtatcgaGCCAAGTAAGCCTCTGAGAACTTGGCCCATTGTCAATAGTGGTGACTTATTTGGTCTGGACTGCAAATAATAGTACCACCACTGTCTGGCTGCCCCTCTGAACTGGTGAGCAGTGAAGTCGGCGCCTCTGGACTCCACAATACCCAAGGAATGGAGCTTCTCTtgacaggtagtcaagaactccatggcACCCTCGCCAATGGCTCCAAAAAATATCGGGGTGATAGCCTctgaaatacccctaacatcttctgatccTATAATGACATCACACCCTTCGGAACTGCTGGTGGGGGTGCAATAACTGGTGGAGGCAGCTGAACCTCAAGTACTAGGTGGACGAGTGGATCCCGCGATGCTGGTATGTCTGCTACTGGTATCATGGTGTGTGGTACAACCCCAATAGCCATGAGGAGTTACACAATCTCTACCTATAGTGATGTGTCATAACTAGTGCAGCTAGGGGCTGTactggtggtggtggtccctctggcTAAGTAGGAATAGGAGCGTCCTGATGCTTCTCTACCATTACCAGCTCTATCTCCAGGTCGGGAGTTGGTACGGCTCCCCTACCTATCGTATGAGGACGACCTCTAGGCATGCCAGGCCTTGGTTCATTATCACGACCGGTGGTACCACGCGTACGAACCATCCCTACTAAAGAGTAGAataaatgagatttcatgaaatcaataagacacaacactgcacgaaatgatacaacatagaaaatgttcctaatgacatcctgtagcctcccgaagataagttacggacgtctTCAAACccatccgcgagactctactagacgttagctctatacaagtgaAACCAATGAACCTGGGGatctaataccaacttgtcacgacctaatttcttaggtcatgatggcacctactataacctaccagtaggtaagccaacccgtcaacccagaagatcaagtaatgggtttgagggcagaaactaaacaagaatagtggattataaagataggcagaaagaataagcgaaagtaaacaaaaacatgatataaacaactaaatatccctcccaaaatttgaaagtcacaagtacagaacTGTTACAAAATAAATGATGAGTACAACtgccaaaagtggaccaaaaatatatacaacaactggctagtctcaaaggacaaaagacgggccatccatatGAAGAAGccaggaatgatccaaaaatgtcaaGTGCTTACCCTAGTCTCTAAatctgactgcaacaggcttgaTCTATCCATGGCGGTAGCTGGTGcttggtcctgcatcacgaaagtagatgcagagtgtagtatgagtaccaagaaaataggtacctagtaggcatcataggccgaatgagcagaaaaggtaaaaataaaataaaaaagaggaatagcctaaataggagtcaacataagcatcagaaaggggaaagagtactacttatgagaactacagctaactatacccaactgggcccctaTAAAGCCCAgtcgggacactcgtgcgcaagttaaataaaaacccgaatgaacccccataagtccaccgagtacacaaaatagctacaactaccaaggctaagaaccaagaatctgcgatgttaggagccgaagaactatatcatttccaaatccAGAATCTTTAAGATTCAATCGATCTAGGAGTGACTTAGGGGTcaaggctgggactgggacccagatgctcacccgaatattcaaagtggccaaggtcgggactgggtacccgaatgctttCTATAATATataagtgcggtcgaggccgACACTAGGTATTCGAATAATTGTTGTAATACATCATTATGATCGAGGCCGAGACTGGTTCctggatgctcgtcatactagcaagacTGTAGAGGCCGGGgttgagtacccggatgctctccGATAATTTAGAACGGAGGCCGGGAattggtacccggatgctcacagataatttatcccatgatgccaaacattctacttaccaactagaatacaacagttcTAAatatcttttcccaaatgagtcaaccgatatgccgccaaaaatAGAatcggagccaaagtcaacgatcatgaAATCTAGTATGGCTGATGCATCATGAAAGTCATGATTATACTGATTTATGAATGagaatatttttaagagcaagggtaacgcctaactaaggccaaactactagtCACTAGctcgctacaccattctacaaggatctaagttcACCGGAGCGATGCCGAGGCATCTAAAGTAAGTTTACATCTCCTAcgaaggccaacatactccacagtatcaacaacatgctcattcaactctccttataatactaataaataacgataagatacacatgcttctaaatatccgaaaaaaATTGATAACAAGCCTataacatgatttctaacagctaaaatatacaatcaaactacccaacccaaattcaaactatttcaacatgctttcacatattccatcttaatctaaagaaaggtaaaatcgtagcctacctgtaggctaaacacgcgagccCCAAATCCCTGTGCCAGAGCATTTCCCTTTCGAACTACCTCGGAATACTGCCACACtatcaagaaaaaaaacatgACGTCAATACGGTCTTTTAgatactaatttcataatttttggagattgaCCAATTTTAGGGTCTAAAAcaggaattgtgggacccacatatggaattccagatttgacccccaaaacaagTTCTAAACATCACCCCgagctcacaaatcagatttataacataattcggggtgggaaacTATGCGGAAtgagcatgcaaccaaaactcataaattttgactaaaggaccaaaaatggcagcatcaaaatcagcAAATTCTTAAAAAATGACTCTTTCAATCCAAACAAATTATACTGTGATAATTCatgcgaaaaaccccacaatccagcctcaagaatcactcaaaacggagttatgtTGACCAAcatacactctttcaaaattcaacaaaagtttattttgaaaatgactaaattagTAACTAAAACtgtatttttacctcaaacgaagcttcccCTTGCGTTTCTGAGATCACCAAGAGATTCCTCATGAAATTATCTtaaatttagacccttgaatcaccaaaatcgaatttatataggtcaagaaataatttgtcaaagttcttcaaaaactcaatacgaaaatggacactgctgcgaataaaatcatgatttttacctaaatcaaatgctccaaatcagtttttaaTCTCTCCAATGTGTTCTCTgtgaaaaatctcacaagtttgtcttttgaatcacccaatttggagctatataactcaagataaagggttttaaatttgaagaaaatatccCAAAAAAATCTACACCAGCTGCTGCAAAATTCtgatttttggaaaatccaaaatctctgatggggtgctcgaaatccgataaaaataaaccagatatgctaccctactaaattcaatattttggactcaatggagcATTCATAATTTCCATACgatatcattttaataaaaagtggatcccacatccaagtgtcattttaagacACATTTCATAATGGGCCTTgagattagaccgaaagcctcaAAAAGTGAACGACGggtctttctagaccaaaatcgatatTCCAAAATTAACCGCGcagtcagaattttcatccgaatgcgtttttcaagaatgttgactaacgtcaaccataggctaactttcaaagttaaaagagataaatgaccccaaactcgtcttgattgcctcgatacttaaGCTGACCATGCTTtcagcctaatttggtcatttcaaagttgatagaaccatcagaatttgaattcgagatctcattgacccaaaactcaaaaaatcgcaactaaatcaacttaggccttcaaaataccaaaaggACTCgtaacctctaaaaattcaaccaacacttcttttagaccaaaaaccatcttcCGAATCCAACAAagttgtcggaattccattctgagcatcggaactccaaaagttgaccaaagtcaaaccttggcttaaaatttctcaaattctcaactcaaggcctcaaaacttcattacaactccaaaattgaTTCTGTAAAGTCTCCTTAGccaatttaaatattttggagctgctggaatcaaCGGAATTCTGTTTCGATACCTGTAGCttcgattgaccccaaataccactttttaatacttaaaacatatgaaaactcaaaattttcaaagacttaaTTTTTTATAGGATTTTGTAAAAATCAATACTCAGTATCAATCAAAAATAACTCGGGACAattaaagggaggggtaaaatagtcattttacaaaaatttcaaaaatgacattgagggtcattacagatgaGCCTATAAAAGATCATGGGAAGAGAGTGTAAAATATGGATAGCCCTAGTTTAGATGATAATAGGTTGCATAATAAGGAGAGGCGAGATCCAGAGATGGCGACTCACCAGTCCTTAGATGACCAATGGGTGAGAGAGGAGCGAGCTGCTAAAGCATCTTTCAATATGACACTGGTTTTTGCGAGTGCCACCCTAATTGATTTTGAGATATCGGGTGATATCATGGGGTCCAAACCTGTGATCCCAGTTAGGAACCGTAGGTATGTCTTCACCTCTTGTGttacattattttttatgcattgtaGACAATGCACTGTTCGTTTTGTTAGGGAAGGGGTAGCCATCGTCCTTGGGGTTTTATTGATGTATTATTTCTCCAAGAATctttatttttgttgaaccaATATATTTAGGATTGTCAAAGAAGAATAGAAACACTAAATGGaattcttggcatgttttgattTGTAATGAAAGAATTAGACCCCTCTGAGTTTTGATGTGCTAATGTGTTGtgttttgctattttttataGTATGACTGCATGGTTCTTTACATGACATGATGTATATTTATATGACAAGTGTGACTTATGTTAGAGCAAGAACCTGATAGTTAGTTGTTGATAGTGAGACTTGGTGTCATGTGTGAGTGAGATATTTCCATTGTTCTTACTTTTTGTGCCAATTTAGAACTTGTCTCTTTAGTCTTACTAAGATATATGACTGCTGGTTAGGAAAGTATTATAGGCCATTTTGAAATCATTCCACTTAGCCTAAAATAACCAACCAAATGAAAATGTTTATCCCCTCAATCCAAAATTTTGAGCCTAATCGAACCGCTTTATTGTATTATCCTATTCACATTTCCTATTGTTCATGTTAACCTTTGTTTTGGCCCTGGTCTCTCCTAGGGACATTGTGCCCCTCAACTAAAGCAAAatgcctaagttgagggtggctactatagagaaaaataaaaatggggtATGAAAAGACTAGAGTAATGCAAAAAAGGGAAATAAATGGGTGTGGAAGGTGTttatataaagaataaaaaggaaaaataaagaaaaaaaacattttgCTACAAATAAGTTACCACACCCGATAGTTATTGTAAATAGAATAAAGAAACAGGAGAGAGAAAAGGAGAAAATACTGATTTAAAATGTGAAGTGAAATTAGCGTAACGTCAAGGAGGGAAAGTAGTCACtatatccaaatataccataccTGTCCCCAAGCCTATATTACAAGTCGAGTAAAGTCCTATAGTTATCCTAATCTAATTGTTCAAAAGTCAAGGTATAGAAAATAAGGGAAAGCCTAGGGTATTGTGCATTCATGTTTGAACTATTTTGTGAAAGTGAGTGTTTACTTAGTCCCAgatcataaaaataatgatattgTGTGTGAATGGGACTTCTTTTTCGTCAGGGGACATTAGTATCATTGTTGATTTTAGATTGTTCAGGTGATTGTTGATTGTGTATGCAACCTTGTCTGTTATTATGGTAATGTTACTCATTGATTCACATATGTTGACTTGAGAAGTAATGATTTTGCACTGTTTTTGATATAAAGAAGAGGGTGTCATGTTTATAAAATAAACTGATGTAAGCCATGTGATTGTCATAGGTTCTTAGTCTTGTTTTACCGATAGTGTCATGATGTGAATGTTGTATCAGTCGCTTGAGGACAAGAAAGTTAAAGGTGTTGATGTGTCGTGGATGTACGACACTTTTAATGTTTAAAACTAAGGATTTTATTAAGTTCTCTAGTGCATTTAAGTAGATTTGATGTAGCTTTTAGGTGTTTTACTGGAAAAAAAGATTCGGAGGCTAAGTGTTGAAAATCATATGTTGCGGTAACTTTTTGGGAGTCTATGAGCCACTCTATGGATCTACAAGTCGTAGATGACAATCGTAGTTGATAAtcggtgatatggagttgaCCAAACAAGTTATCAATCATTGGGATGGGATACATTCTTGaatgtgaccttgttcaactgtcgataatcAATATATTTATGAAGATAACCATTTATCTTTCGAACGAAGAGaatcggagcaccccatggagagatactcagtTTTATGaagcccttatctaacaagCTCTTTAACTGATCTTTTAACTCCTAAAGTTCAGACAAAGCTATTCTATAAAAAGGGATAGAGATAGACTGGATATCGAGAAgaatatcaataccaaagtatGTTTCTCTTTTGAGAGGAATACTAGAAAGATATTGAACTAGTATTTCATAATTATGCTTCGGCTCAGTTTTAGTTCTTTTACATGTTCATATTTAATTGCTCATGACTTTGCCAGTATCAAGGGTTAGCCTGGGGTCAATTGTGACTCTAAGCACCGTGTTGCAACTTGGGTATAGTCTCGAATCGTGAAAATCATCTTATTATTGACCCTTGATTTGACTTGATGCGTTATGTCATTTGACACGTGGCATGGACCGCGAGCTAATAGAGCGGGCTTATCAATTGAAGATCAACTCAATAGACTAGCCTAATAAatttgaactttaatttaaatccgAATCTTAGACTTGAATAATTTAATCTTGATTAGGATTTgatatttcttaaatttatccaaatttaatatggattttaaTTCCACAAGTATTCACATATCCACAACGTCATATTTCACAAAATTCAAACAAATTTTGTTGTTAATTAAGATGCTACacatcaaaccaaaaaaaataatccaaaatcTAGAAAGTCAAAAAACcacaaaataattgaaaatgaaaaacttaatttattaattcaatatgatttataaatataaacaaCTAACACAACTAATTTTGATTTGACAAATCAAAAATTTGAAACAACCCGAGAGCTATGTACACCCTGACCAATAGTCATAAAATTAAAACTAGAATGTTTGTATttaccacaaaaaaaaaaaaaatcaaaaaccaaCTTCATCTGGCAGCCATTGAGCCGCAAGCTCTATGTCATGATTTCATtaacaaaaatgaaaagaaaaatgtaaTTTTGAGTTTGTTAGAATGGGTGTACATTCCTGGTTAATCCACCATTGACATTAGTGAAGAAACCGACAAGGTCTGGCCGGTAAGGAAGATAGGATCGTCGGCGTTCTTCATGTTTCGCTTTACTCTTCATATAAACTTCATGTGCTAATACAGCTTcactcttctttattttcttcttaccTTGCGTTACTAATTTCACAACTCCGTCTCCACtaattttctctttcttctccaaAACAACCTTATCTTCTTTCTTGACAACATTTGATGATGACGAGGTCGTAGTAGTATTGCTGTTCAAGAATACAAATGCATCCCTTCCGTCACTGTTACTCCGATTAATGAAATCACGGAATCTCCAAAGCTTTGAAAATCCAGTAGAATTACTCTTCTTGCAAGTAGAGCCCTGATCAGCTGGATTTAAATTTGTTGCCTTTTTTGACCATTCGCAATAAGGTCCggagatttcttcattcaaagTTGTCGGATggtgattattattattatcatctgTTTCGATGAAAACCTTGTCGCGATTTTTCAAGTGCTGAAAATCAATATCAGACAAGAGAAGATCTTGATTGAACAGGGGAAAGAATGGCCTGATTTGACCATTATCAAATGCTTCTTCTGCTGCTATTGGTGATGCAAGTACTCCAcatacaaaagaaaattcttCATCAGTAGCATCAACAAGTTCAACCTCATCATCATCCTCTTCTTCTAAATCaatttcttcatcaattttGGCTGATTCTTCTTTTACTTTCAGCTTCGCCTCAAACTCTTCAGTTAATAAGTCGGGTTGCATTTTCTCGGAAGAACCAAATTTAAATCCAATTTCACTATGATTTTCCAGAGATCCAAGGTAATAGTTAGCAGACTAGTGGATTGAAGTTTTAGCTTTATGAAAAATGTGTAGTTAAAGGGTTTGAATTAAATGAGGGGTATATATTGGGGAAAGAGATGACCAAGTACCATTTATAAAGACACAGAGAGAGAGaaataatgatgatgtttgggGAGAAAggtaaaaaaaggaaagaggaAAGAAATTTAGAGGAAAGTGATAGAAAACGAATAATATTATTGGaacaaagaaacaaaaaacGCTTGCGCTAGcgctaaaagaaaaaaaaatgtttgcGCGTTAGAGCTGACAAATTGTGTCTATTTAGGCCCAACCATTTGGGGGCAAGGGACCTTTGACCTTTTCTTTGGTTTTTGACGCTTGCATGATTGGTCTACATTTCGAGCAGATCTAGAAAACACATACTCGTCCTTATAATATtagttattttaaataattttatttataattttataatggacatgaaaaaggaaaaatgtaccattaatataaaataaagagagTATTTTAGCTCCTCTTTTATCATAGATTTTGAGATTGAAATTTTCAAAAGTTGTGAttttcaaaagtcaaaattatttttcaacttgatttttactttaaaaaatttaaactatCATGAATGAAAGTGAAATTTCTTTCAGACATTTAAAGATAACTTTTCAAAAGCTTATTTAAAATGTTGGTCAAACATTAGCTTATTCTTCACTCGTGCTAATTGGGAAATCATGACCTAGGAAAGGTTTTAGGATAATTGAGTTATTAAATTGTCAggattcaaaattattttctccgttaacttttatttatcaaattttaaattttgtatatacatttaaaaaaaattaaaataattttttattacactatatgtattaattaatatttattattaagtcttgaaaaataatttagagaataaataattaatgttaaaaataaaatatataatttttttcttaatatatcaaaagtgaaaagtaaaaataaaattttgttttttaaataaTGAATGAATAAAAATGAACCAAAGGAGTATAATAATTGCTGTAAAAGCTCTTactatttgtatttttctaatgaTTGTTGTTAATGTCAAACTTCTTAAAAGATGTTGTGTCTAATACTCCTTCTAttctatattaattaaatttttagagatttttttattgttcaaaataattgaattgtttaaaattcaagaaaaatatttgaatctttttccattttaccatttttattaatgaagttttgtaattttttagGAGTTAAATTACACTACTTATAAAGTTATACTTCAATAAGAgactatttgtatttatgatttcacatttaatcatttttatgatGCTGATTAAACAAAACGGTAATAGAggaaaatataattcaaattttattattgaatatttttcttaatatatgtaCATTATCttagaaatttaattaatatgaaatagagggagtactAATTAATTCCATTTTCTGTACGCACATCATAATAGAAGTTGTTAGTCGAGAAAGATACGTATGACCATTTTTTACAAGTTAGCTTATGCTTACTCTATtataatttatgtgacatttttttactttttgaaagttggattaatttttaaattttaaattaatttagattaatttaatattttaaaattaaaattaaaatatttatatttaatataaaaattaaattataattcttCTTATgtcaatataaagaaaaaatacatattaaaatattgatcaaaatttatataatttgaatctttaaaaaaataaaataaaaaaaaatataaattggatGGAGGGTGTAAAAGAAAGTTATTGTTGCTCAATGCGAATTTCTCCATTATTGTACTTGGGCGTGTTTAATTTAATgggtattttacttaaatctcatagtgaaaaagctcaattataatttttttcaatttttttggtaattatctgaatttcctctttttttagatttctaatacatacgaatgacgctgatacatcgcgatttaatacataagtcattttcatgatacattgctagttgatacaaatcaaatattgtaatatcaataaaacttatgaatcaacTTATTGCTAATATATCATTATTACAATAAAAATAGcagtaaaacttatgttttactgatacattttgagtttgatttgtatcaactagcgatgtatcatgaaaaagacTTATGTATTAAATCAcgatgtatcagcatcattcttatgtatcagaagaggaatttttgaaatatttacaaatggtagggaataattgaaaatatatgaatataaagtgtgtaatttgataatttttcctaaaatttaCCACTTCATCACTTTTATTTGccattattcaaaaaaatattttttatttttatttgttattattgacatatcaaaaaaaattattttgttttttgaatTACTTATTCCTTGaatcatttttcaagaattatgactaaacattaattaatgtggataatatagtaaaatattcatattaatcattaatttttataagacgtataaaatttaaaatagacaagtaaaaatgaatgtatacgaaaaaaaaaaaattgaacaattAAACCTTAATAATAACTTTACAATGTGCTTTTTTAACACATGTGATT
This sequence is a window from Solanum dulcamara chromosome 10, daSolDulc1.2, whole genome shotgun sequence. Protein-coding genes within it:
- the LOC129870541 gene encoding uncharacterized protein LOC129870541, yielding MQPDLLTEEFEAKLKVKEESAKIDEEIDLEEEDDDEVELVDATDEEFSFVCGVLASPIAAEEAFDNGQIRPFFPLFNQDLLLSDIDFQHLKNRDKVFIETDDNNNNHHPTTLNEEISGPYCEWSKKATNLNPADQGSTCKKSNSTGFSKLWRFRDFINRSNSDGRDAFVFLNSNTTTTSSSSNVVKKEDKVVLEKKEKISGDGVVKLVTQGKKKIKKSEAVLAHEVYMKSKAKHEERRRSYLPYRPDLVGFFTNVNGGLTRNVHPF